One window of the Candidatus Paceibacterota bacterium genome contains the following:
- the rplJ gene encoding 50S ribosomal protein L10: protein MAKTKQQKTETLEQLTDAAKNAGSVVFVNFHGLGVSETNEMRSALKDEGVTYLVAKKTLTKRAIADAGVEGEVPELEGELALAWGDDQIAPARGVQEFAKKHKDSLSILGGIFEHRLVGKEEMITIASIPSLQTLYGQFANVINSPIQGFVFALNAIAEKKEA, encoded by the coding sequence ATGGCAAAAACAAAACAACAGAAAACAGAAACACTTGAGCAGCTCACTGACGCGGCAAAGAACGCCGGTTCAGTAGTATTCGTGAACTTTCACGGACTTGGTGTCTCAGAAACCAACGAGATGCGTAGCGCACTCAAAGACGAGGGTGTGACGTATCTTGTGGCAAAGAAGACACTCACGAAGCGTGCAATCGCGGATGCTGGGGTTGAGGGTGAGGTGCCGGAGCTTGAGGGCGAGCTCGCACTTGCGTGGGGTGACGATCAGATCGCACCGGCGCGTGGTGTGCAAGAATTTGCCAAGAAGCATAAGGACAGCCTCTCGATCCTCGGTGGTATCTTTGAACACCGACTTGTAGGGAAAGAGGAGATGATCACTATCGCTTCAATCCCGTCCCTTCAGACGCTTTACGGACAGTTTGCAAATGTCATCAATTCCCCAATCCAGGGATTTGTATTTGCGCTTAACGCGATCGCGGAGAAGAAGGAAGCATAA
- the rplL gene encoding 50S ribosomal protein L7/L12 — MEEVENMTVLELHELVKTLEKKFGVSAAAVAVAGPAAGGEGAGEEQSEFTVELSAIGDQKIAVIKAVKEILGLGLKEAKDLVESAPAVLKEGVKKEEAEEIKTKVEEAGGKVELK; from the coding sequence ATCGAAGAGGTTGAGAACATGACCGTTCTTGAGCTTCACGAGCTCGTAAAGACACTTGAAAAGAAGTTTGGTGTTTCAGCGGCAGCAGTCGCGGTAGCCGGACCGGCAGCAGGTGGCGAAGGAGCTGGTGAGGAGCAGAGCGAGTTTACTGTTGAGCTTTCGGCAATTGGAGACCAGAAGATTGCGGTCATTAAGGCAGTTAAAGAAATTCTCGGACTCGGACTCAAGGAGGCAAAAGATCTCGTTGAGAGCGCCCCAGCCGTACTTAAGGAGGGTGTAAAGAAGGAAGAGGCAGAGGAGATTAAAACAAAGGTGGAAGAAGCTGGTGGAAAGGTAGAATTGAAGTAA